In Salinarimonas sp., a genomic segment contains:
- a CDS encoding ABC transporter permease subunit, which translates to MASPIRKHRDDTGRRGWGRRLVIGAPYLWLSLFFLLPVLIVLKISLSYPELAQPPYAPTLDLSAGWEGIVGFVGELSFDNFVFITSDDLYVAAVLSSLRIAASSTLILLLVGYPIAYAMAKAPEGLRGILVAAVILPFWTSFLIRVYSWIGILRPEGLLNGLLMALGVIDQPLTILNTEIAVHIGIVYTYLPFMVLPLYATLERMDDSLIEAAQDLGSTPLKAFWTITVPLSWPGIVAGSLLCFIPAVGEFVIPDLLGGSDTLMIGKILWAEFFSNRDWPLASAVAIVMLVVLVVPIVLFREAEARRMEEGR; encoded by the coding sequence ATGGCGAGCCCGATCCGCAAGCATCGCGATGACACGGGACGGCGCGGCTGGGGCCGGCGCCTCGTCATCGGCGCGCCCTACCTATGGCTGTCGCTCTTTTTCCTCCTGCCGGTGCTGATCGTCCTCAAGATCAGCCTGTCCTATCCCGAGCTCGCCCAGCCGCCCTACGCGCCCACCCTCGACCTCTCGGCGGGGTGGGAGGGGATCGTCGGCTTCGTGGGCGAGCTCTCCTTCGACAATTTCGTCTTCATCACCTCCGACGACCTCTACGTCGCCGCCGTGCTGTCCTCGCTGCGGATCGCGGCGTCCTCGACGCTGATCCTGCTGCTCGTCGGCTATCCCATCGCCTACGCCATGGCGAAGGCGCCCGAGGGGCTGCGCGGCATCCTGGTGGCGGCGGTCATCCTGCCGTTCTGGACGAGCTTCCTCATCCGCGTCTATTCCTGGATCGGCATCCTGCGCCCGGAGGGGCTGCTCAACGGCCTGCTGATGGCGCTCGGCGTCATCGACCAGCCGCTGACCATCCTCAACACCGAGATCGCCGTCCACATCGGCATCGTCTACACCTACCTGCCCTTCATGGTGCTGCCGCTCTACGCCACGCTGGAGCGCATGGACGACAGCCTGATCGAGGCCGCGCAGGATCTCGGCTCGACGCCCCTGAAGGCGTTCTGGACCATCACCGTGCCGCTCTCCTGGCCGGGCATCGTCGCGGGCTCGCTGCTGTGCTTCATCCCGGCGGTGGGCGAGTTCGTCATTCCCGACCTGCTCGGCGGCTCCGACACCCTGATGATCGGCAAGATCCTCTGGGCCGAGTTCTTCTCGAACCGCGACTGGCCGCTCGCGTCCGCCGTGGCGATCGTGATGCTGGTGGTGCTCGTCGTGCCGATCGTGCTCTTCCGCGAGGCGGAAGCGCGCCGGATGGAGGAGGGCCGATGA
- a CDS encoding pyridoxal phosphate-dependent aminotransferase — translation MIRTVPAFSRIGEENAFAVLARATALARAGADIVNLGIGQPDFATPPHVVEAAIQALRDGHHGYTPATGILPLREAIAADLESRTGAGVDPERVMVVPGGKVTMFMAILMFGEPGAEILHPDPGFPIYRSMIEFTGATPIPIPIREENGFAFSAAETLSLITPRTRLIIVNSPANPTGGVTPRAEVEALVAGLAAHPDVAILSDEIYGAMTYDGEEHVSLLTFPEIRDRLIHLDGASKTYAMTGWRLGWSVWPDGLYEAARKLAVNSFSCVNAATQYAGIAALAGPQDCVAEMMAAFDRRRRLVVEGLNALPGVSCITPKGAFYAFPNIRDTGWRAKPLASALLEKAHVATIGGPDFGLTGEGYLRLSYAASEPAIETALERMGRFLREERPGA, via the coding sequence ATGATCAGAACCGTTCCCGCCTTCTCCCGCATCGGCGAGGAGAACGCCTTCGCCGTGCTCGCGCGCGCGACGGCGCTCGCCCGCGCGGGCGCGGACATCGTCAATCTCGGCATCGGCCAGCCGGATTTCGCGACCCCGCCGCACGTCGTCGAGGCCGCGATCCAGGCGCTGCGGGACGGTCATCACGGCTACACGCCCGCGACGGGGATCCTGCCGCTGCGCGAGGCGATCGCGGCCGATCTCGAGAGCCGCACCGGCGCGGGCGTCGATCCGGAGCGGGTGATGGTGGTGCCCGGCGGCAAGGTCACCATGTTCATGGCGATCCTGATGTTCGGCGAGCCGGGGGCGGAGATCCTCCATCCGGATCCGGGCTTCCCGATCTACCGCTCGATGATCGAGTTCACCGGCGCGACCCCGATCCCGATCCCGATCCGCGAGGAGAACGGCTTCGCCTTCTCCGCCGCCGAGACGCTCTCGCTGATCACGCCCCGCACGCGCCTGATCATCGTGAATTCCCCCGCGAACCCGACGGGCGGCGTCACGCCGCGCGCCGAGGTGGAGGCCCTCGTCGCCGGGCTCGCGGCGCATCCCGACGTCGCGATCCTCTCCGACGAGATCTACGGCGCCATGACCTACGACGGGGAGGAGCACGTCTCGCTCCTCACCTTCCCCGAGATCCGCGACCGGCTGATCCATCTCGACGGCGCCTCGAAGACCTATGCCATGACGGGCTGGCGGCTCGGCTGGTCGGTCTGGCCGGACGGGCTCTACGAGGCTGCGCGCAAGCTCGCGGTGAACTCGTTCTCCTGCGTCAACGCCGCGACGCAATATGCCGGCATCGCCGCGCTCGCGGGCCCGCAGGACTGCGTGGCGGAGATGATGGCGGCCTTCGACCGGCGCCGAAGGCTCGTCGTGGAGGGGCTGAACGCGCTGCCGGGCGTCTCCTGCATCACGCCCAAGGGGGCGTTCTACGCCTTCCCGAACATCCGCGACACGGGCTGGCGGGCGAAGCCGCTGGCCTCGGCGCTGCTCGAGAAAGCGCATGTCGCGACGATCGGCGGGCCCGATTTCGGATTGACCGGGGAGGGGTACCTGCGCCTTTCCTACGCGGCCTCGGAGCCGGCGATCGAGACGGCGCTGGAGCGGATGGGGCGGTTCCTGCGCGAGGAACGTCCCGGCGCGTGA
- the flgK gene encoding flagellar hook-associated protein FlgK translates to MTLMSALSAAVSGLRTTQAGIAVVSQNVANADSVGYTKRRLQPVEAVAGDRSAGVRAGEIQRVLDRVVQRQLWQENSGSGYTGLRATMSGALERLYGPPGSASALDTLLNGFSGALERLVDDPASTTARTGVIGAGRTLASRIGAVAEGVQALRTEAEGRIATLAEEANTLLAGIERVNRSILSEGPTAPLADERDRLIGQLSAIVDLQVHQGGNGSVTITTGAGQTLFDGARALRFEFEGRTQLGPQNRYDTTPPSVGVLSLVSATGARTDLVAAGAVRSGALGAALEMRDETLVQAQLQLDELAAGLARGFSDEPATVTGTTPAFTLSSAAYPLTVEIAVGGTFVRASAGSEADLNAALAPHATIAGTAVNVPGGTVLSAATTRTGTAGTGAFAFFEDPAQPPGYTGANDQITGFAQRIRVNSAVASDPSLLVNSAFAGDPARPGFMRDGLARSQTFASQAGLSGSAPFQGDVASALRRTVEVQGAAAATSARLDEGQSVALATVEGRFAQTSGVNIDEEMSQLVQLQTAYGANARVMSAVREMMDVLLRI, encoded by the coding sequence ATGACGCTGATGTCCGCCCTGAGCGCCGCCGTCTCCGGCCTGCGCACGACGCAGGCGGGCATCGCGGTCGTCTCGCAGAACGTCGCCAACGCCGATTCCGTCGGCTACACCAAGCGCCGGCTCCAGCCCGTCGAGGCCGTGGCGGGCGACCGCTCCGCCGGCGTGCGCGCGGGCGAGATCCAGCGCGTGCTCGACCGCGTGGTCCAGCGCCAGCTGTGGCAGGAGAATTCCGGGTCCGGCTATACCGGCCTGCGCGCCACGATGAGCGGCGCTTTGGAGCGGCTCTACGGGCCGCCGGGCTCGGCGAGCGCCCTCGACACGCTGCTCAACGGCTTTTCGGGCGCGCTCGAGCGCCTGGTCGACGACCCCGCCTCCACCACCGCCCGCACCGGGGTGATCGGCGCCGGCCGCACGCTCGCCTCGCGCATCGGCGCGGTCGCGGAGGGCGTCCAGGCGCTGCGCACGGAGGCCGAGGGCCGGATCGCGACGCTGGCGGAGGAGGCGAACACGCTGCTCGCGGGCATCGAGCGCGTCAACCGCTCGATCCTCAGCGAGGGCCCGACGGCGCCGCTCGCCGACGAGCGCGATCGGCTGATCGGGCAGCTCTCGGCCATCGTCGACCTGCAGGTCCATCAGGGCGGCAACGGCTCGGTCACGATCACGACCGGCGCCGGGCAGACGCTGTTCGACGGCGCGCGCGCCCTGCGCTTCGAGTTCGAGGGGCGCACGCAGCTCGGGCCGCAGAACCGCTACGACACGACGCCGCCCTCTGTCGGCGTGCTCTCGCTCGTCTCGGCGACGGGCGCGCGCACGGATCTCGTCGCCGCCGGCGCGGTCCGCTCCGGCGCGCTGGGCGCGGCGCTGGAGATGCGCGACGAGACGCTGGTCCAGGCGCAGCTCCAGCTCGACGAGCTCGCAGCCGGGCTCGCGCGGGGCTTCTCCGACGAGCCCGCCACGGTGACCGGGACGACGCCCGCCTTCACCCTGTCCTCCGCCGCCTATCCGCTCACCGTCGAGATCGCGGTGGGCGGGACCTTCGTGCGCGCCTCCGCCGGCTCCGAGGCCGATCTCAACGCCGCGCTCGCGCCCCACGCGACGATCGCCGGCACGGCGGTCAACGTGCCCGGCGGCACGGTGCTCTCCGCGGCCACCACGCGCACCGGAACGGCGGGCACGGGCGCCTTCGCGTTCTTCGAGGATCCGGCGCAGCCGCCCGGCTATACGGGCGCGAACGACCAGATCACCGGCTTCGCCCAGCGCATCCGGGTGAACTCCGCGGTGGCGTCCGATCCGAGCCTGCTCGTGAACTCGGCCTTCGCCGGCGATCCCGCCCGGCCGGGCTTCATGCGCGACGGGCTCGCGCGCAGCCAGACCTTCGCTTCCCAGGCCGGGCTGTCGGGCTCGGCGCCGTTCCAGGGCGACGTCGCGAGCGCGCTGCGGCGGACGGTCGAGGTCCAGGGCGCCGCCGCGGCGACCTCGGCACGGCTCGACGAGGGCCAGAGCGTGGCCCTCGCCACGGTCGAGGGGCGCTTCGCCCAGACGTCGGGCGTGAACATCGACGAGGAGATGTCCCAGCTCGTGCAGCTGCAGACGGCCTACGGCGCCAACGCCCGGGTCATGTCGGCGGTGCGCGAGATGATGGACGTGCTGCTGCGGATCTGA
- a CDS encoding ABC transporter ATP-binding protein, producing MPVVEKSSRAIGAVRQSFAPWNDPQARPLIRFEGVTKRFADAVAVDDLTLSIYENEFFCLLGPSGCGKSTLMRMLAGFEEPTAGRILLAGQDLAGVPPYRRPVNMMFQSYALFPHMSVEKNVAFGLKQEGMEKDAIAARVSQMLKLVQMERFASRKPHQLSGGQRQRVALARALAKKPKVLLLDEPLGALDKKLREETQFELMDIQIELGTTFLMVTHDQEEAMTMADRIAVMDAGRLVQVGTPGEIYEQPRNRFVADFIGDVNILEGRVDAREESGLWRIAAEAAQGPLAVDDPDEALDPGQAVAVAVRPEKMTVSRERPQGPNALEGEVWDIGYLGDWTIYRVRLDTGQIVRVSRANMTRFVERPIDLEERVFIGFAPDAAVILSS from the coding sequence TTGCCCGTCGTCGAGAAGTCCTCCCGCGCCATCGGCGCGGTGCGCCAATCCTTCGCGCCCTGGAACGACCCGCAGGCGCGCCCGCTGATCCGCTTCGAAGGCGTGACCAAGCGCTTCGCGGACGCGGTCGCGGTCGACGACCTGACGCTCTCGATCTACGAGAACGAGTTCTTCTGCCTGCTCGGCCCCTCCGGCTGCGGCAAGTCGACCCTGATGCGCATGCTCGCGGGCTTCGAGGAGCCCACCGCCGGGCGCATCCTCCTCGCAGGCCAGGACCTCGCCGGCGTGCCGCCCTACCGGCGGCCGGTGAACATGATGTTCCAGTCCTACGCGCTCTTCCCGCACATGAGCGTGGAGAAGAACGTCGCCTTCGGCCTCAAGCAGGAGGGGATGGAGAAGGACGCCATCGCCGCGCGCGTCTCCCAGATGCTGAAGCTCGTGCAGATGGAGCGCTTCGCCTCGCGAAAGCCGCATCAGCTCTCCGGCGGCCAGCGCCAGCGCGTGGCGCTCGCCCGCGCGCTCGCCAAGAAGCCGAAGGTTCTGCTCCTCGACGAGCCGCTGGGCGCCCTCGACAAGAAGCTGCGCGAGGAGACGCAGTTCGAGCTGATGGACATCCAGATCGAGCTCGGCACCACCTTCCTGATGGTCACGCACGACCAGGAGGAGGCGATGACCATGGCCGACCGCATCGCGGTGATGGACGCCGGACGCCTCGTCCAGGTGGGCACGCCGGGCGAGATTTACGAGCAGCCGAGAAACCGCTTCGTCGCGGATTTCATCGGCGACGTGAACATCCTGGAGGGCCGGGTCGACGCGCGCGAGGAGAGCGGCCTGTGGCGCATCGCGGCCGAGGCCGCGCAGGGGCCGCTCGCCGTCGACGATCCGGACGAGGCGCTCGACCCCGGCCAGGCCGTCGCGGTCGCGGTGCGCCCGGAGAAGATGACCGTGAGCCGCGAGCGGCCGCAGGGGCCGAACGCGCTGGAAGGCGAGGTCTGGGACATCGGCTATCTCGGCGACTGGACGATCTACCGCGTGCGCCTCGACACCGGGCAGATCGTGCGCGTCTCGCGCGCCAACATGACCCGCTTCGTCGAGCGGCCGATCGACCTCGAGGAGCGGGTCTTCATCGGCTTCGCCCCCGACGCCGCCGTCATCCTCTCGAGCTGA
- the thiL gene encoding thiamine-phosphate kinase, giving the protein MAEPARENEGPLSEDDLIARYFRPLAGEGAFGLRDDAARLTPGAGMELVVTVDTLVAGVHFFADDPPGAIGRKALAVNVSDLAAKGATPRGFLLSAALPQDYAPAWLADFADGLKDAAEAFGCPLLGGDTVKTPGPLTLSVSAFGETPSGTMVHRFTARPGDRVVVTGTIGDAALGLLLRTAPGASWTEALGVDGRVFLTDRYLHPRPRLAAIPALRRHASAAMDVSDGLAGDLAKMCGVSRVSAEIDLALVPLSDAAKAAIKADGALLDRALTGGDDYEILAAVPDAGLAPFLDAVDRAGVRASVIGSFVAGDGLPLFRDDGVEKRYASGSYSHF; this is encoded by the coding sequence ATGGCCGAGCCGGCGCGCGAGAATGAGGGGCCCCTCTCCGAGGACGATCTGATCGCGCGCTATTTCCGGCCGCTGGCCGGGGAGGGCGCCTTCGGCCTGCGCGACGACGCGGCCCGGCTCACGCCCGGGGCGGGGATGGAGCTCGTCGTCACCGTCGACACGCTGGTGGCCGGCGTCCACTTCTTCGCCGACGACCCGCCCGGCGCCATCGGGCGCAAGGCGCTCGCGGTCAACGTCTCCGATCTCGCGGCCAAGGGCGCGACGCCGCGCGGCTTCCTGCTCTCCGCCGCCCTGCCGCAGGACTACGCGCCGGCCTGGCTCGCCGACTTCGCCGACGGTCTCAAGGACGCCGCCGAGGCGTTCGGCTGCCCGCTGCTCGGGGGCGACACCGTGAAGACGCCGGGGCCTTTGACGCTCTCGGTGAGCGCCTTCGGCGAGACGCCGTCGGGGACGATGGTGCATCGCTTCACGGCGCGGCCGGGCGACCGCGTCGTCGTCACCGGCACGATCGGGGACGCGGCGCTTGGCCTGTTGCTGCGCACCGCCCCGGGCGCGTCCTGGACCGAGGCGCTCGGCGTCGACGGCCGCGTCTTCCTCACCGATCGCTACCTGCATCCGCGCCCGCGCCTCGCGGCGATCCCGGCGCTGCGGCGCCACGCCTCGGCGGCGATGGACGTCTCCGACGGGCTCGCCGGCGATCTCGCCAAGATGTGCGGGGTCTCGCGCGTATCCGCGGAAATCGACTTGGCGCTGGTGCCCCTCTCGGACGCCGCGAAGGCCGCGATCAAGGCCGACGGCGCGCTTCTGGACCGGGCGCTAACCGGCGGCGACGATTACGAAATTCTCGCGGCCGTGCCCGACGCCGGCCTCGCTCCGTTCCTCGACGCCGTCGATCGGGCGGGGGTGCGCGCGAGCGTGATCGGCTCGTTCGTCGCGGGCGACGGGCTGCCCCTTTTCCGTGACGACGGTGTGGAAAAGCGCTATGCGTCGGGCTCCTACAGCCATTTCTGA
- a CDS encoding ABC transporter permease subunit, whose translation MTGRLSPFNVVSLTLGFAFLYIPILILIVYSFNASRLVTVWGGFSTQWYFALLENEPLLDAAWVTLRVAFVTAIVATVLGTLAAVALTRYGRFRGRALFTGMVYAPMVMPEVITGLSLLLLFVAIDVDRGYWTVTAAHVTFSMCFVTVVVQARLVAFDRALEEAAMDLGATPLTTFFSVTLPVIAPAVIAGFLLAFTLSLDDLVIASFTSGPGATTLPMRIYSSVRLGVTPEINAASTILILLVTVGVIVAAIVTKRSVMMRQAG comes from the coding sequence ATGACGGGTCGTCTGTCGCCGTTCAACGTCGTCTCGCTGACGCTCGGCTTCGCCTTCCTCTACATCCCGATCCTGATCCTGATCGTCTACTCGTTCAACGCCTCGCGGCTGGTCACGGTGTGGGGCGGGTTCTCGACGCAATGGTATTTCGCGCTGCTCGAGAACGAGCCGCTGCTCGACGCCGCCTGGGTGACGCTGCGCGTCGCCTTCGTCACCGCCATCGTCGCGACGGTGCTCGGCACGCTGGCGGCGGTCGCGCTCACCCGCTACGGCCGCTTCCGGGGGCGGGCGCTGTTCACCGGCATGGTCTACGCGCCCATGGTGATGCCGGAGGTGATCACGGGCCTGTCCCTCCTCCTCCTCTTCGTCGCGATCGACGTGGACCGGGGCTACTGGACGGTCACCGCCGCGCACGTGACCTTCTCGATGTGCTTCGTCACGGTCGTGGTGCAGGCCCGCCTCGTCGCCTTCGACCGCGCGCTCGAGGAGGCGGCGATGGACCTCGGCGCGACGCCGCTCACGACCTTCTTCTCGGTGACGCTGCCGGTGATCGCCCCCGCGGTGATCGCGGGCTTCCTCCTCGCCTTCACGCTCTCGCTGGACGACCTCGTCATCGCGAGCTTCACGTCGGGCCCGGGCGCGACGACGCTGCCGATGCGGATCTATTCCTCCGTGCGGCTCGGCGTGACGCCGGAGATCAACGCCGCCTCGACCATCCTCATCCTGCTGGTGACGGTGGGCGTGATCGTCGCGGCGATCGTGACCAAGCGCTCGGTGATGATGCGCCAGGCCGGATGA
- the scpB gene encoding SMC-Scp complex subunit ScpB, protein MNADRRFAALSDRLSTEIAAARLHSEHLRMAEALLFASAEPLTEAELAEKLPAGARVARLVEDLAAYYSGRGVNLVKVAGGYAFRTASDLSHLMAKEVVEPRKLSRAALETLAIVAYHQPVTRAEIEEIRGVSTSKGTLDTLIEAGWVRLRGRRRAPGRPVTYGTTRTFLDHFGLDAIDALPGLEELKGSGFFEGRLPPGLSVPLPSDDDTLRPDEEPLDDGDLFMPLEVEADEGEGEADEASSGAAAGRGAR, encoded by the coding sequence ATGAACGCCGATCGCCGCTTCGCCGCCCTGTCCGACCGGCTTTCCACCGAGATCGCCGCCGCGCGGCTGCATTCCGAGCATCTGCGCATGGCGGAGGCGCTGCTCTTCGCCTCGGCCGAGCCGCTGACCGAGGCCGAGCTCGCCGAGAAGCTGCCCGCCGGCGCGCGTGTGGCGCGCCTCGTCGAGGACCTCGCCGCCTATTATTCCGGGCGCGGGGTGAACCTGGTGAAGGTCGCGGGCGGCTACGCCTTCCGCACGGCTTCCGACCTGTCGCACCTGATGGCCAAGGAGGTGGTGGAGCCGCGCAAGCTGTCCCGCGCCGCGCTCGAGACGCTCGCCATCGTCGCCTACCACCAGCCCGTCACCCGCGCCGAGATCGAGGAGATCCGCGGCGTCTCGACCTCCAAGGGCACGCTCGACACGCTGATCGAGGCGGGGTGGGTGCGCCTGCGCGGGCGCCGCCGCGCGCCGGGCCGGCCCGTCACCTACGGCACGACCCGCACCTTCCTCGACCATTTCGGCCTCGATGCGATCGATGCGCTGCCGGGCCTCGAGGAGCTGAAGGGCTCCGGCTTCTTCGAGGGCCGCCTGCCGCCGGGGCTCTCCGTCCCGCTCCCCTCCGACGACGACACCCTGCGTCCGGACGAGGAGCCGCTCGACGACGGCGACCTGTTCATGCCGCTCGAGGTGGAGGCTGACGAGGGGGAGGGAGAGGCGGACGAGGCCTCCTCCGGCGCGGCGGCGGGGCGCGGCGCGCGCTGA